One Peterkaempfera bronchialis DNA window includes the following coding sequences:
- a CDS encoding Lrp/AsnC family transcriptional regulator, whose amino-acid sequence MDATPLDRLDGRLIRLLADEPRIGVLECSRRLGVARGTVQARLDRLRARGVVRGFGPELEPAALGYPVTAFATLEISQGQGASVRAHLASVPEVLELHTITGQGDMLCRIVARSNADLQRVIDRVVGFDGIVRASTAIALENPVPYRVLPLVEQASGETGPG is encoded by the coding sequence ATGGACGCCACCCCGCTGGACCGGCTCGACGGCCGCCTCATCCGGCTGCTCGCCGACGAGCCGAGGATCGGGGTGCTGGAGTGCTCGCGCCGCCTCGGGGTGGCCCGGGGCACGGTGCAGGCGCGGCTGGACCGGCTGCGGGCCCGGGGCGTGGTCCGGGGCTTCGGGCCGGAGCTGGAGCCGGCCGCGCTGGGCTACCCGGTGACCGCCTTCGCCACCCTGGAGATCTCACAGGGCCAGGGCGCCAGCGTACGGGCCCATCTGGCCTCGGTGCCGGAGGTGCTGGAGCTGCACACCATCACCGGGCAGGGCGACATGCTCTGCCGGATCGTGGCCCGCTCCAACGCCGACCTCCAGCGGGTGATCGACCGGGTGGTGGGCTTCGACGGCATCGTCCGGGCCTCCACCGCCATCGCCCTGGAGAACCCGGTGCCCTACCGGGTGCTCCCGCTGGTCGAGCAGGCGTCGGGGGAGACCGGACCCGGCTGA
- a CDS encoding S16 family serine protease, translated as MPDVPAVMPSPRTRALALCALLLVALYAVAALVPLPYTIMQPGITADTLGEYRGEQVIVISGAPLRRTSGQLRMTTIAATPPGDEISLATALAAWPDPDRAVVPRQAVYPAGRSVAQVERENTAEMRQSQDAATAAALRRLHLDPDRVKVTLNLADVGGPSAGLLFTLGIIDKLDGNGRGGDLTGGRVVAGTGTIDASGRVGAVGGVALKTLAAARDGATVFLVPTAECGEARVNTPKGLRLIPVRTLDGAIAALNALNSGSAVPTC; from the coding sequence ATGCCCGACGTGCCTGCCGTGATGCCCTCCCCCCGGACCCGCGCCCTCGCGCTCTGCGCCCTGCTGCTGGTCGCGCTCTACGCGGTGGCCGCGCTGGTGCCCCTGCCGTACACGATCATGCAGCCCGGGATCACCGCCGACACCCTCGGCGAGTACCGGGGCGAGCAGGTGATCGTGATCAGCGGTGCACCGCTGCGCCGCACCAGCGGACAGCTGCGGATGACCACCATCGCGGCCACCCCGCCCGGCGACGAGATCAGCCTGGCCACCGCACTGGCGGCCTGGCCGGACCCGGACCGGGCCGTGGTGCCCCGGCAGGCCGTCTACCCGGCCGGCCGCTCCGTCGCCCAGGTGGAGCGGGAGAACACCGCCGAGATGCGGCAGTCCCAGGACGCCGCCACCGCCGCCGCGCTGCGCCGGCTGCACCTGGACCCGGACCGGGTGAAGGTCACCCTCAACCTCGCCGACGTCGGCGGCCCCAGTGCCGGGCTGCTCTTCACCCTCGGCATCATCGACAAGCTGGACGGCAACGGCAGGGGCGGCGACCTCACCGGCGGCCGGGTGGTCGCGGGCACCGGCACCATCGATGCCTCCGGCCGGGTCGGCGCGGTCGGCGGGGTGGCCCTGAAGACCCTGGCCGCCGCCCGCGACGGGGCCACCGTCTTCCTGGTGCCGACCGCCGAGTGCGGCGAGGCCCGGGTCAACACGCCCAAGGGGCTGCGGCTGATCCCGGTGCGGACCCTGGACGGCGCCATCGCCGCCCTGAACGCGCTGAACAGCGGCTCCGCCGTGCCCACCTGCTGA
- a CDS encoding IclR family transcriptional regulator, which translates to MTAETSQTLDRGVRVLKLLADSERGLTVTELAGRLSVNRTVVYRLLATLEQHGLVRRDIGGRARVGLGVLRLAHRVHPLLREAALPALRSLAEDLGATAHLTLVDGSEALAVAVVEPSWTDFHVAYRTGLRHALGDSAAGRAILAARSHGNGHRPDPGFVITRAEEQSGACGAAAALVGLSGIEGSVGVVMLSGLVPERVGPRVVEAATEVADALR; encoded by the coding sequence GTGACCGCTGAGACCTCGCAGACCCTGGACCGCGGAGTGAGGGTCCTCAAACTCCTCGCGGACTCGGAGCGCGGCCTGACGGTGACCGAGCTGGCCGGCCGGCTCAGCGTCAACCGCACCGTGGTCTACCGGCTGCTCGCCACCCTGGAGCAGCACGGACTGGTCCGGCGCGACATCGGCGGCCGGGCCCGGGTCGGCCTCGGCGTGCTGCGGCTCGCCCACCGCGTCCACCCGCTGCTGCGCGAGGCCGCGCTGCCCGCGCTGCGCAGCCTCGCCGAGGACCTCGGCGCCACCGCGCACCTCACCCTGGTGGACGGCAGCGAGGCGCTGGCGGTCGCCGTCGTCGAGCCCAGCTGGACCGACTTCCATGTGGCGTACCGGACCGGCCTGCGGCACGCCCTGGGCGACAGCGCCGCCGGGCGGGCCATCCTCGCCGCCCGCAGCCACGGCAACGGCCACCGCCCCGACCCCGGCTTTGTCATCACCCGCGCCGAGGAGCAGTCCGGGGCGTGCGGCGCCGCCGCCGCCCTGGTGGGGCTGAGCGGCATCGAGGGCAGCGTCGGCGTGGTGATGCTCAGCGGGCTGGTGCCGGAGCGGGTGGGTCCCCGGGTGGTGGAGGCCGCCACCGAGGTCGCCGACGCCCTGCGCTGA
- a CDS encoding sensor histidine kinase: protein MSGSADRRPLWDGSLRRHLTLVYGLMFFTAAAAVLAVSLVLVINSMHYSMDLAFDSYTGGPQAPPEVRIYLAERHAGDEATKRVILASMQRNLLLKGTLAALCVGVVATTAGWLVAGRLLRPLSLISSTAERIAGHTLHRRIDLEAPPGEVKTLADSFDRMLDRLDQAFAGQDRFIANAAHELKTPIALNRTLVEVAMSRPDAPPEVLRLGENLLAVSVRHERLIDALLTLARADDSLTERLPLDLADLARAVIEAAGPEARRHGISFDAVLAPARAIGDPLLLEQAVRNLVDNAVRYNAPADGRIRVETGRGRDGAQVTVANTGPVVSPHEIPVLFAPFRRLTDRVGSARGSGLGLSIVRAVAHAHGGSADARPRPGGGLEVRLAVPAVPPAPPRRNG from the coding sequence ATGAGCGGGTCCGCCGACCGCCGGCCGCTGTGGGACGGCAGCCTCCGGCGGCACCTCACCCTCGTCTACGGCCTGATGTTCTTCACCGCCGCCGCCGCGGTGCTCGCCGTCTCGCTGGTGCTGGTGATCAACTCCATGCACTACAGCATGGACCTGGCCTTCGACAGCTACACCGGAGGCCCGCAGGCGCCCCCGGAGGTGCGGATCTACCTCGCGGAGCGGCATGCCGGGGACGAGGCCACCAAGCGGGTCATCCTCGCCTCCATGCAGCGGAACCTGCTGCTCAAGGGCACCCTGGCGGCGCTCTGCGTGGGCGTGGTGGCCACCACCGCCGGCTGGCTGGTGGCCGGTCGGCTGCTCCGCCCGCTCAGCCTGATCAGCTCCACCGCCGAGCGGATCGCCGGACACACCCTGCACCGCAGGATCGACCTGGAGGCGCCGCCGGGCGAGGTGAAGACCCTCGCCGACTCCTTCGACCGCATGCTGGACCGGCTCGACCAGGCGTTCGCCGGTCAGGACCGCTTCATCGCCAACGCCGCCCATGAGCTGAAGACCCCGATCGCGCTCAACCGCACCCTGGTCGAAGTGGCCATGAGCCGCCCCGACGCACCGCCCGAGGTGCTGCGGCTCGGCGAGAACCTGCTCGCGGTCAGCGTCCGCCATGAGCGCCTGATCGACGCGCTGCTCACCCTGGCCCGCGCCGACGACTCCCTCACCGAACGGCTTCCGCTGGACCTCGCCGACCTGGCCCGCGCCGTCATCGAGGCGGCCGGACCGGAGGCCCGCCGCCACGGCATCAGCTTCGACGCGGTGCTCGCCCCGGCGCGCGCCATCGGCGACCCGCTGCTGCTGGAGCAGGCGGTACGCAACCTGGTCGACAACGCGGTCCGCTACAACGCCCCCGCCGATGGCCGAATCCGGGTGGAGACCGGCCGCGGCCGCGACGGCGCCCAGGTCACCGTGGCCAACACCGGCCCGGTCGTCTCCCCGCATGAGATCCCGGTGCTCTTCGCCCCCTTCCGCCGCCTCACCGACCGGGTCGGCTCCGCCCGGGGCAGCGGGCTCGGCCTCTCCATCGTCCGTGCGGTCGCCCATGCTCACGGCGGCTCCGCCGACGCCCGGCCGCGCCCCGGCGGCGGCCTGGAGGTGCGGCTCGCGGTGCCCGCAGTACCCCCCGCGCCACCCCGCCGGAACGGCTGA
- a CDS encoding response regulator transcription factor, whose amino-acid sequence MRILVVEDEEMLAGAIAEGLRQETFAVDVVHDGAAALERLAVHQYDVMVLDRDLPLVHGDEVCRRTAEAGGEVRILMLTVSTTVAERVAGLSLGADDYLAKPFAFAELVARIRALGRRSRPAAPPVLERSGIRLDPHHRETYRDGRHIALSRKEFAVLEELLRAEGAPVSAEDLLERVWDENVDPFTTIVRVTIRSLRRKLGDPTPVETVTGVGYRVP is encoded by the coding sequence ATGCGGATACTGGTCGTCGAGGATGAGGAGATGCTGGCCGGCGCCATTGCCGAGGGCCTGCGCCAGGAGACCTTCGCCGTGGACGTGGTCCACGACGGGGCGGCGGCCCTGGAGCGGCTGGCCGTCCACCAGTATGACGTGATGGTCCTCGACCGCGACCTGCCGCTGGTCCACGGCGACGAGGTGTGCCGCCGCACCGCCGAGGCCGGGGGCGAGGTCCGCATCCTGATGCTCACCGTCTCCACCACCGTCGCGGAGCGGGTCGCCGGGCTCAGCCTGGGCGCCGACGACTACCTGGCCAAGCCCTTCGCCTTCGCCGAACTCGTCGCCCGCATCAGGGCGCTGGGCCGCCGCTCCCGGCCCGCCGCGCCGCCGGTGCTGGAGCGGTCCGGCATCCGGCTGGACCCGCACCACCGCGAGACCTACCGCGACGGCCGGCACATCGCCCTCTCTCGCAAGGAGTTCGCCGTCCTGGAGGAGCTGCTGCGGGCGGAGGGCGCCCCGGTCTCCGCCGAGGACCTGCTGGAGCGGGTCTGGGACGAGAACGTCGACCCGTTCACCACCATCGTCCGGGTCACCATCCGCTCACTCCGCCGCAAGCTGGGCGACCCCACCCCGGTGGAGACCGTCACCGGCGTCGGATACCGCGTGCCATGA
- the alr gene encoding alanine racemase, which translates to MRGTAVDEARPTPADPAADDPGAGSAYAEAVVDLGAIARNTAVLAEHAGSAALMAVVKADGFGHGALPVARTALAHGASWLGVTSTAEALRLREAGIDAPMLSWMHLPGEDFTPALRAEVDLAVPSLAHLAGLAASAERAGLPAAVHLKVDTGLHRGGASPADWPLLVEAARTFERQGLLRVRGLWSHLVHADRPDHPGTDEQIRAFEAAVALAHRAGLRPDLLHLANSGAGLASPRTRYDLVRAGIGLYGVEPVHGQQYGLRPAMTLRARAIMARRVPAGEGVSYGHEYTTGRPTGLLLVPVGFADGVPRAAGGRARMWVAGDRRPVAGRIAMDQCVVDSGDAAVAIGEEVVVFGPGDRGEPTAADWADWAATNPHEILTGVGPRVPRRYLPAPAGRIDEEDSVRD; encoded by the coding sequence ATGCGCGGTACCGCAGTGGACGAGGCGAGGCCGACACCGGCGGATCCGGCGGCGGACGACCCGGGGGCGGGATCGGCGTACGCGGAGGCGGTCGTGGACCTCGGCGCCATCGCCCGCAACACGGCGGTGCTGGCCGAGCACGCCGGTTCGGCGGCGCTGATGGCGGTGGTGAAGGCCGACGGGTTCGGGCATGGCGCCCTGCCGGTCGCGCGCACCGCGCTGGCGCACGGCGCGAGCTGGCTGGGCGTGACCTCCACGGCGGAGGCGCTGCGGCTGCGCGAGGCCGGTATCGACGCGCCGATGCTCAGCTGGATGCACCTGCCCGGCGAGGACTTCACCCCGGCGCTGCGGGCCGAGGTCGACCTGGCGGTCCCGTCGCTGGCCCACCTGGCCGGCCTCGCCGCCTCGGCCGAGCGGGCCGGGCTCCCGGCCGCCGTCCATCTCAAGGTCGACACCGGGCTGCATCGCGGTGGCGCCTCGCCTGCCGACTGGCCGCTGCTGGTCGAGGCCGCGCGGACCTTCGAGCGGCAGGGGCTGCTGCGGGTGCGCGGACTCTGGTCGCACCTGGTGCACGCCGACCGGCCGGACCACCCCGGCACGGATGAGCAGATACGGGCCTTCGAGGCCGCCGTCGCACTCGCCCACCGGGCCGGGCTGCGGCCGGACCTGCTCCACCTGGCCAACTCGGGGGCCGGGCTGGCCAGTCCACGCACCCGCTACGACCTGGTACGGGCGGGCATCGGGCTGTACGGGGTGGAACCGGTGCACGGGCAGCAGTACGGCCTGCGCCCGGCGATGACCCTGCGGGCGCGGGCCATCATGGCCCGCCGGGTGCCCGCCGGGGAGGGCGTCTCCTACGGGCATGAGTACACCACCGGGCGGCCCACCGGCCTGCTGCTGGTGCCGGTGGGCTTCGCCGACGGGGTGCCCCGGGCGGCCGGCGGCCGGGCCCGGATGTGGGTCGCGGGCGACCGGCGGCCGGTGGCCGGGCGGATCGCCATGGACCAGTGCGTGGTGGACTCGGGGGACGCCGCCGTCGCCATCGGCGAGGAGGTGGTGGTCTTCGGCCCCGGCGACCGGGGCGAGCCCACCGCCGCCGACTGGGCCGACTGGGCCGCCACCAACCCCCACGAGATACTCACCGGCGTCGGCCCCCGGGTGCCGCGCCGCTACCTGCCGGCCCCGGCCGGCCGAATCGACGAGGAGGACAGCGTCCGTGACTGA
- a CDS encoding D-alanine--D-alanine ligase family protein codes for MEVAVVFGGRSGEHDVSCASAAGVVTHLDRERYAVRPVRITAAGEWVVGPRALPAGTYGVADLVRLTPAADVPAWQSLTEAAPALGTADMVLPALHGPYGEDGTVQGLLEVLGVPYVGNGVAASAVAMDKDVTKRLLAASGLPVAASALLCGPDCALPPDEQQRLGLPAFVKPARAGSSLGVSRVERWEELDAAVALARESDSKVLVEEAVLGREVDIAVLEHPDGRLEAGPPLEIRVGGGQRFFDYEAKYQDAATRFEIPARLDEGITAELQRLAMGVFETLGCAGLIRVDFFLRGGTEPVVNEVNTFPGFTAASQYPQIFEVAGLSYGDLLDVLIATALVRAGRRPAPLAAGAAR; via the coding sequence ATGGAGGTCGCCGTGGTCTTCGGCGGCCGCAGCGGGGAGCACGACGTCTCCTGCGCCTCGGCGGCAGGCGTGGTCACCCACCTGGACCGGGAGCGGTACGCGGTCCGGCCGGTGCGGATCACCGCCGCAGGCGAGTGGGTGGTCGGCCCCCGCGCCCTCCCCGCCGGCACCTACGGGGTCGCGGACCTGGTACGGCTCACGCCGGCCGCAGACGTACCCGCGTGGCAGTCCCTCACCGAGGCCGCGCCCGCGCTGGGCACCGCCGACATGGTCCTGCCTGCGCTGCACGGGCCGTACGGGGAGGACGGCACGGTCCAGGGCCTGCTGGAGGTGCTGGGCGTGCCGTACGTCGGCAACGGGGTCGCGGCGAGCGCCGTCGCCATGGACAAGGACGTCACCAAGCGGCTGCTGGCCGCCTCCGGGCTGCCGGTGGCCGCCTCGGCGCTGCTCTGCGGGCCGGACTGCGCGCTGCCGCCGGACGAGCAGCAGCGGCTGGGGCTCCCCGCCTTCGTCAAGCCCGCCCGCGCCGGGTCGAGCCTGGGCGTCAGCCGGGTGGAGCGCTGGGAGGAGCTGGACGCGGCGGTGGCACTGGCCCGGGAGTCGGACTCCAAGGTGCTGGTGGAGGAGGCGGTGCTCGGCCGCGAGGTGGACATCGCGGTGCTGGAGCACCCGGACGGGCGGCTGGAGGCGGGCCCGCCGCTGGAGATCCGGGTGGGCGGCGGACAGCGGTTCTTCGACTACGAGGCCAAGTACCAGGACGCGGCGACCCGGTTCGAGATACCGGCGCGGCTGGACGAGGGGATCACCGCCGAGCTCCAGCGGCTGGCGATGGGCGTCTTCGAGACCCTGGGCTGCGCCGGGCTGATCCGGGTGGACTTCTTCCTGCGCGGCGGCACGGAGCCGGTGGTCAACGAGGTCAACACCTTCCCCGGCTTCACCGCGGCCTCCCAGTACCCGCAGATCTTCGAGGTGGCGGGGCTGTCCTACGGCGACCTGCTGGATGTGCTGATCGCCACCGCCCTGGTCCGGGCGGGCCGCCGTCCGGCGCCGCTGGCCGCCGGGGCCGCCCGCTGA
- a CDS encoding DEAD/DEAH box helicase, whose protein sequence is MSTATTSHHLSPAFPGRAPWGTAGKLRAWQQGALDKYIETQPRDFLAVATPGAGKTTFALTLASYLLHNHLVQQITVVAPTEHLKKQWAEAAARIGIRLDPAYSSGPLSRDYHGIVVTYAGVGVNPMLHRNRTEGRKTLVIMDEIHHAGDSKSWGEACFEAFEPATRRLALTGTPFRSDTNPIPFVCYEAGGDGIRKSVADYTYGYGHALADHVVRPVIFLSYSGNMRWRTKAGDEVEARLGEPMTKDAIAQAWRTALAPQGEWMPNVLRAADRRLTEVRKAIPDAGGLVIATDQTAARAYAKMIRELTGHKATLVLSDETEASQRITDFSESDERWMVAVRMVSEGVDVPRLAVGVYATSISTPLFFAQAVGRFVRARKRGETASVFLPSVPMLLGFANEMELQRDHVLDRPKKESDGLFDEEDALVAQANQAKDEPDGEQDGLSFEALESDAVFDRVLYNAMEFGMQAHPGSEEEEEYLGIPGLLEPDQVQMLLQKRQHRQIQRSKGKPPEDADLLELPADKRPVVTHQELRELRKELNGLVGAWHHRTGQPHGTIHNELRRVCGGPLTAQATAGQLKARIAKIQEWATRAG, encoded by the coding sequence GTGAGTACCGCAACCACTTCCCACCATCTCTCCCCGGCCTTCCCCGGACGCGCCCCCTGGGGCACGGCGGGGAAGCTCCGCGCCTGGCAGCAGGGGGCCCTCGACAAGTACATCGAGACGCAGCCGCGCGACTTCCTGGCGGTCGCCACACCCGGCGCCGGCAAGACGACCTTCGCGCTGACGCTGGCGTCGTACCTGCTCCACAACCACCTGGTGCAGCAGATCACGGTGGTCGCCCCGACCGAGCACCTGAAGAAGCAGTGGGCCGAGGCCGCCGCCCGGATAGGGATCAGGCTGGACCCGGCCTACTCCTCGGGTCCGCTCTCCCGCGACTACCACGGCATCGTGGTCACCTACGCGGGCGTCGGCGTCAACCCGATGCTGCACCGCAACCGCACCGAGGGCCGCAAGACCCTGGTGATCATGGACGAGATCCACCACGCGGGCGACTCCAAGTCCTGGGGCGAGGCGTGCTTCGAGGCGTTCGAACCGGCGACCCGGCGGCTGGCGCTCACCGGCACGCCCTTCCGCTCGGACACCAACCCCATCCCGTTCGTCTGCTACGAGGCCGGCGGCGACGGCATCCGCAAGAGCGTCGCCGACTACACCTACGGCTACGGGCACGCGCTGGCCGACCATGTGGTGCGACCGGTGATCTTCCTCTCGTACAGCGGCAACATGCGCTGGCGCACCAAGGCCGGGGACGAGGTCGAGGCTCGCCTCGGCGAGCCCATGACCAAGGACGCCATCGCCCAGGCGTGGCGCACCGCGCTGGCCCCCCAGGGCGAGTGGATGCCCAATGTGCTGCGCGCCGCCGACCGGCGGCTCACCGAGGTCCGCAAGGCCATCCCGGACGCCGGCGGCCTGGTCATCGCCACCGACCAGACGGCCGCCCGCGCCTACGCCAAGATGATCCGCGAACTCACCGGGCACAAGGCCACCCTGGTGCTCTCCGACGAGACCGAGGCATCGCAGCGGATCACCGACTTCTCGGAGAGCGACGAGCGGTGGATGGTCGCGGTCCGGATGGTCTCCGAGGGCGTCGACGTGCCGCGCCTCGCGGTGGGCGTCTACGCCACCTCCATCTCCACGCCGCTCTTCTTCGCGCAGGCGGTGGGGCGGTTCGTCCGGGCCCGCAAGCGGGGCGAGACCGCGTCGGTCTTCCTGCCGTCGGTGCCGATGCTGCTGGGCTTCGCCAATGAGATGGAGCTGCAGCGGGACCATGTGCTGGACCGGCCCAAGAAGGAGAGCGACGGCCTCTTCGACGAGGAGGACGCGCTGGTCGCCCAGGCCAACCAGGCCAAGGACGAGCCGGACGGCGAGCAGGACGGGCTCTCCTTCGAGGCGCTGGAGTCGGACGCGGTCTTCGACCGGGTGCTGTACAACGCCATGGAGTTCGGCATGCAGGCCCACCCGGGGAGCGAAGAGGAGGAGGAGTACCTCGGCATCCCCGGGCTGCTGGAGCCGGACCAGGTGCAGATGCTGCTCCAGAAGCGGCAGCACCGGCAGATCCAGCGCAGCAAGGGCAAGCCCCCCGAGGACGCCGATCTGCTGGAGCTGCCCGCCGACAAGCGGCCGGTCGTCACCCACCAGGAGCTCCGCGAGCTGCGCAAGGAGCTCAACGGCCTGGTCGGCGCCTGGCACCACCGCACCGGCCAGCCGCACGGCACCATCCACAACGAGCTGCGCCGCGTCTGCGGCGGGCCGCTGACGGCGCAGGCCACCGCCGGGCAGCTCAAGGCCAGGATCGCCAAGATCCAGGAGTGGGCGACCCGGGCCGGGTGA